From Sporosarcina sp. Te-1, the proteins below share one genomic window:
- a CDS encoding methyl-accepting chemotaxis protein, giving the protein MRWTVRKKLSAIFTLMIVLISAMSVAGIVSTYKLSENTDTINKREIPKIDRINRLEKGTQNILGLTQRHILSKDNDFEKRYEQQIAEEKDNVEGAFDSYDMLLDTQHEQDLLSEVETEWKSYIAQIDEILAKSAGGQDEEATSSSYEAIVSSNTMQEKLQELSKLHHEELGLIEQEGEMLYRSVLIILSVSTAIAILIAILGIRYLIRTIQRPIVQLSSSFKKMATGDLTVQPIEVKTNDEISELAGDFNYMANHLREMMTDLNEHVDTLASTSTQFATSADESSRASEQITNAIIEVSEGASVQLESAKSSSSIVEEMAEQIHQTVGSIEHVSALAQNTSELTKEGVAVMKSTVQKMDDIRQSTDKTSTVVNSLHTKSSEIGSIVSIITGIAEQTNLLALNASIEAARAGEHGKGFAVVAGEVGELAAQSGNAAADIRKLIEEIQQEVGGAITAMETSKTFVGEGLAMVNQTGSYFHDIETHVREVTEQAVEIAAISQEVNHSTERMKQLVEEVASMSERTDLSAQDIVAASEEQSATMQEISASSTVLSSMADQLKEMTSQFKLQ; this is encoded by the coding sequence ATGCGTTGGACGGTTCGGAAGAAATTGAGTGCCATTTTCACATTGATGATTGTATTGATCAGCGCGATGAGTGTGGCGGGTATAGTTAGTACTTACAAATTGAGTGAAAATACGGACACGATCAATAAACGTGAAATACCGAAAATCGACCGTATCAACCGGCTTGAAAAAGGGACACAAAATATTTTGGGCCTGACCCAGCGACATATTTTGTCAAAGGATAATGATTTCGAAAAGAGGTACGAGCAGCAGATCGCAGAAGAGAAAGACAATGTGGAGGGAGCTTTCGATTCGTATGACATGCTGCTGGATACCCAACATGAACAAGACCTTTTGAGCGAAGTAGAAACAGAATGGAAATCGTACATTGCCCAAATTGACGAGATATTGGCAAAGAGTGCGGGTGGTCAAGATGAGGAAGCGACGAGCAGCTCTTATGAGGCAATCGTTTCATCGAATACCATGCAGGAAAAACTTCAAGAACTAAGCAAGTTGCATCATGAGGAGTTGGGACTCATTGAGCAGGAGGGAGAAATGCTTTACCGTTCTGTGTTAATTATCTTATCCGTAAGCACCGCCATCGCCATTTTGATTGCCATCCTTGGCATCCGCTATTTGATCCGGACAATCCAGCGTCCCATTGTCCAGTTGTCTTCATCGTTCAAGAAAATGGCGACAGGTGATTTGACTGTCCAGCCGATTGAAGTAAAGACGAACGATGAAATCAGCGAACTGGCAGGCGATTTCAATTACATGGCGAATCACTTGCGTGAGATGATGACGGATTTGAATGAACATGTCGATACGCTCGCGTCGACATCCACTCAATTTGCGACAAGTGCAGACGAATCGTCCAGAGCCTCCGAACAAATCACGAATGCGATTATCGAAGTGTCTGAGGGTGCGTCCGTCCAACTGGAAAGCGCAAAGTCAAGCAGCAGTATTGTGGAGGAGATGGCAGAGCAGATCCACCAAACCGTCGGATCGATCGAGCATGTTTCCGCATTGGCCCAAAACACATCCGAGCTGACGAAAGAAGGCGTGGCTGTGATGAAGTCCACGGTGCAAAAAATGGACGATATCAGGCAGTCTACAGACAAGACATCCACTGTCGTCAATTCATTGCATACTAAGTCTTCCGAAATCGGCAGCATTGTTTCTATTATTACAGGCATCGCGGAACAAACCAATTTGCTGGCGCTCAATGCTTCCATTGAAGCGGCACGGGCCGGAGAACACGGTAAAGGATTTGCGGTTGTGGCAGGAGAAGTCGGCGAATTGGCTGCCCAATCCGGCAATGCGGCAGCGGATATCCGCAAACTCATTGAGGAAATTCAGCAAGAGGTCGGCGGGGCCATTACTGCGATGGAAACGTCAAAAACCTTTGTCGGGGAAGGGCTGGCGATGGTCAATCAAACCGGCAGCTACTTCCATGATATTGAAACCCATGTACGGGAAGTAACGGAACAAGCTGTCGAAATCGCGGCTATCAGCCAAGAGGTCAACCATAGCACAGAGCGCATGAAGCAACTCGTTGAAGAGGTGGCGAGCATGTCGGAGAGAACAGATTTAAGCGCTCAGGACATCGTCGCGGCTTCCGAGGAACAAAGTGCCACAATGCAAGAAATCTCTGCTTCTTCCACCGTCCTCAGTTCAATGGCGGATCAGTTGAAAGAGATGACATCCCAATTCAAATTACAATAA
- a CDS encoding LysR family transcriptional regulator, producing MDYQWLTTFIAATEELNFRKASERLSLSQPSVTVHIRLLEEHLGLQLFDRLKNRVTLTDAGKLFYVHAVQLIQDMESTIESMHSFAQGYRRTWSIAISPLMAETMLPYFLRTFQRKHPDVELSIQVEESEAIEGLVDSGDVHLGISALKAAGRNVETKRIYEDPVVFVMPVDSYDEESGPPIDVVEVLKMNYLLVGHHPVFWNELLPQLKENVPGIRTMKVTQAHIAKRFIQEGLGVSFLPLSIVRRELIEGRLMQPHFSLFELPKVSTYAVWKRKGELEEEFMQHISQYYLG from the coding sequence TTGGATTACCAATGGCTTACAACATTTATTGCGGCAACTGAAGAGCTTAATTTCAGGAAGGCATCGGAGCGGCTTTCGCTGTCTCAGCCCAGTGTCACCGTACATATTCGATTGTTAGAGGAGCATCTTGGTCTCCAGTTGTTCGATCGGCTGAAAAATCGAGTGACCCTAACGGACGCAGGAAAACTGTTTTACGTCCATGCTGTGCAGTTGATACAGGATATGGAGTCTACAATTGAAAGCATGCACTCCTTTGCTCAAGGATATCGAAGGACATGGTCAATCGCCATCTCCCCGCTGATGGCCGAAACCATGCTCCCGTACTTCCTGCGAACGTTCCAAAGGAAGCATCCAGATGTGGAATTATCAATACAGGTTGAGGAATCGGAGGCGATTGAAGGCCTTGTGGACAGTGGGGACGTCCACCTCGGGATCTCAGCGTTGAAGGCTGCGGGGAGAAACGTGGAAACCAAACGAATTTACGAGGACCCAGTTGTTTTTGTCATGCCTGTGGATAGCTACGACGAGGAAAGCGGTCCCCCTATTGACGTAGTAGAGGTTTTGAAAATGAACTATCTTCTTGTCGGGCACCACCCTGTCTTTTGGAATGAACTTTTGCCCCAACTAAAAGAAAACGTTCCCGGAATCCGAACGATGAAAGTGACCCAAGCCCATATCGCAAAGCGTTTCATCCAAGAAGGGCTGGGCGTGTCATTTCTCCCTCTTTCCATCGTTCGAAGGGAATTGATCGAGGGCCGTCTTATGCAGCCTCACTTTTCGCTTTTCGAGTTGCCGAAAGTCTCGACGTATGCAGTATGGAAACGAAAAGGCGAGTTGGAAGAAGAATTTATGCAGCATATTTCCCAATATTATTTAGGGTGA
- a CDS encoding citrate synthase/methylcitrate synthase, with product MFQKGLKDIVAVQTKIASVDGDRGELRYRGKLVGELVGQYSFEQLAYYIWHGTMPDAGQLGQLHEKLIEGRHLPPHVEAILDAFPAQTPLMDVMRTAISAYVHPEFKQLPLEQQSITLTAALPVIIARHYRKMHALSIIGPNLELSHTANYLWMLTGEEPKHVHVQALETYLQLTMEHGMNASTFAGRVTISTESDVTAAITSALGAMKGPLHGGAPSAVIELLEEIGSENNIRLVVEGKLQKGERLMGFGHRVYKTEDPRSILLRNTCLQLEGKDAWLDLATKAEKEIIDLLETYKPGRKLYTNVEYYAAAIMRAINFPPELFTPTFSAARIVGWTAHAMEQLSDNTIFRPQSVYVGEYK from the coding sequence ATGTTTCAAAAAGGGTTGAAAGATATAGTAGCAGTGCAAACGAAAATTGCATCGGTCGACGGGGATAGAGGAGAATTACGGTACCGCGGAAAACTCGTAGGCGAATTGGTAGGCCAATATTCCTTTGAACAACTAGCTTATTATATATGGCATGGCACCATGCCGGATGCAGGCCAACTCGGACAGCTGCACGAAAAATTAATCGAGGGCAGACATTTACCCCCGCATGTAGAGGCAATTCTTGATGCCTTTCCGGCACAAACTCCGTTGATGGATGTCATGCGAACTGCCATTTCTGCATACGTTCATCCGGAGTTTAAACAACTCCCGCTTGAACAGCAATCGATCACACTGACAGCGGCATTGCCTGTTATCATTGCGCGTCATTATCGAAAAATGCATGCTCTTTCAATTATCGGGCCGAACCTGGAACTTTCGCATACCGCAAACTATTTATGGATGCTGACAGGAGAAGAACCGAAGCATGTCCATGTCCAAGCGCTTGAAACCTATTTACAGCTAACAATGGAACATGGAATGAACGCATCCACATTCGCAGGCCGGGTAACAATTTCAACGGAATCCGATGTAACCGCCGCCATCACATCTGCGTTAGGTGCCATGAAAGGTCCCTTGCATGGCGGTGCTCCGTCAGCAGTCATCGAATTATTGGAAGAGATCGGTTCGGAAAATAATATTCGTTTGGTTGTGGAAGGAAAATTACAAAAAGGCGAGAGGCTTATGGGCTTTGGCCATCGTGTCTATAAAACGGAAGATCCTCGATCCATTTTATTGCGAAACACTTGTTTACAGCTTGAGGGAAAAGATGCATGGCTCGATCTTGCCACGAAGGCGGAAAAAGAAATCATCGATTTGCTGGAGACATACAAACCGGGCCGTAAGCTGTATACGAATGTCGAGTACTATGCAGCCGCCATCATGCGGGCCATCAACTTCCCGCCGGAATTGTTCACACCAACGTTCAGTGCTGCGCGCATTGTCGGCTGGACAGCCCATGCAATGGAACAACTGAGCGATAATACCATTTTCCGTCCGCAATCCGTCTATGTAGGAGAATACAAATAA
- a CDS encoding Na+/H+ antiporter NhaC family protein gives MGFLSIIPPFIAVALAFITRNTILSLAVACMIGVFLNGGGLLGFPDLMKESLGNEDFAWIFLLELFIGVLIAFFQRTGAIESFASIAERRKLSKRKVEVSAWFMGMFVFFSDSFSPVFVGTTMRKITDRVRISREKLSYICDSTSAPMAVIVPFTGWAVFIAGLLMGMGPIDSEVDAMAIFTKSIPFNFYAIFSILLVGLIAMGWVKDFGPMRKAEERAAKEGKVIRDGSSPLVSKELTNIKPYYEDRVLSVWVNFLLPVVVIISIAMGTYFIMGTTKTMEAFLAAIIVLGIAMRLQGIPTTDIMDTAINGIKGIMPAVMILIFAYTINTLSEQMGTAEYLIGATESWLSPSLLPALTFILASLISFSTGSSWGTYGIMIPIAVPVAIGFAGGDITTLVLATIAAVAGGGVFGDHCSPLSDTTILASTGAAVDHIDHVRTQIPYCLLVGLIGLLIYVALGFYL, from the coding sequence TTGGGGTTTTTATCGATCATACCGCCGTTTATAGCGGTGGCTCTCGCTTTTATTACACGTAATACGATTTTATCCCTTGCGGTCGCCTGTATGATAGGCGTCTTTTTAAATGGCGGCGGTCTTCTTGGCTTTCCAGATTTAATGAAAGAGTCTTTAGGAAATGAAGATTTTGCGTGGATCTTCCTGCTTGAATTGTTCATCGGGGTTTTGATTGCCTTCTTTCAACGAACCGGCGCCATAGAGAGTTTTGCGTCGATTGCGGAACGAAGGAAATTATCAAAGCGAAAAGTGGAAGTGAGTGCTTGGTTTATGGGCATGTTCGTGTTCTTCAGCGATTCGTTCAGTCCGGTGTTCGTTGGAACGACGATGCGGAAGATTACCGACAGGGTTCGGATTTCACGTGAAAAACTTTCTTACATATGTGATTCGACATCCGCCCCCATGGCTGTTATCGTGCCATTTACCGGGTGGGCGGTGTTTATTGCGGGACTGTTGATGGGCATGGGCCCCATTGATAGTGAAGTCGATGCGATGGCTATTTTTACAAAATCGATTCCCTTCAATTTTTATGCGATTTTTTCTATTTTGCTCGTCGGTTTGATTGCCATGGGATGGGTGAAGGATTTCGGCCCGATGCGAAAAGCCGAGGAGCGGGCAGCGAAGGAAGGCAAGGTGATTCGTGACGGTTCATCTCCCCTGGTATCAAAAGAATTGACTAATATTAAACCTTACTATGAAGATCGGGTGTTGAGTGTTTGGGTGAATTTCCTCCTGCCTGTCGTCGTGATCATTTCGATTGCAATGGGGACGTATTTTATCATGGGAACAACGAAAACGATGGAGGCGTTTCTTGCGGCCATTATCGTTCTTGGTATAGCTATGCGGCTTCAAGGAATCCCGACTACTGATATTATGGATACCGCCATTAATGGGATTAAAGGAATCATGCCGGCTGTTATGATCTTGATTTTTGCGTATACGATTAACACGCTGAGTGAACAAATGGGAACAGCTGAGTATTTGATCGGTGCCACGGAATCCTGGCTAAGTCCCAGCTTGCTTCCTGCTTTGACTTTTATTTTGGCATCTCTTATTTCATTTTCCACCGGCTCCTCTTGGGGGACGTATGGAATTATGATTCCGATTGCAGTACCTGTTGCGATTGGATTTGCAGGCGGAGATATTACGACACTCGTCCTTGCAACGATTGCGGCGGTTGCTGGCGGTGGGGTGTTCGGAGACCATTGTTCTCCACTCTCCGACACGACCATTTTGGCATCGACAGGAGCAGCGGTGGACCATATCGACCACGTACGGACGCAAATCCCATATTGTCTCTTAGTTGGACTCATCGGGCTGCTTATTTATGTAGCACTTGGTTTTTATTTATAA